The following DNA comes from Glaciihabitans arcticus.
CAGTGCTCGAGGAACTGACCGCGGCCGCGGAGACGATCTCGAAGAAGTCGACGGCAGCGACGCGGTCGACGGCGCCGAGCGAGGCCGTGACAGGTCCGGCGACGGTGTGCACACGCAGCGCGCCGAGGCCGAGGCGGCGCAGGAGCGGCCCGTCTTCGAGGGCGACGCTCTGGATGCGCGCGGTCGGCACGACGATGAGCTCGCGCCAGACGCGTCCCTTGCGCAGCAGCACGGAGGACGGGCTCAGCGCGTAGCCGTTGCGTCGCCACGAGAACCAGCGGATCGGGGCCGCTCGCTTCGGGGAGTTCACAAAGCCGTCGTCGCCACCGGGCGAGACCAGGCCGCGGTGGAGGAGCTGCGCGTCTCTCTCTGAAGTCATGTCAGGCAGGATCAGCGCGAGCACCTGCATCACGTCGTGGATGTGGCCGACCGGCAGGATCGTGGTGTTCTCCTGGCCGGCGGCGCCCTTGGCGGACGACTTGGACGCGCGGGTGATCTTGATCTCCCACCAGCCGAACGGACGCCAGAGCAGCGGCTGGCTCACGAGCACCGAGTGGATGCGACCGGGCGGCAGGGTTTCATTGCTCGTCGAGAGCAGGCCGAAGCCGACGCGCACGCCATCCGGGGTGCCGGCGATCGAGTAGCGCAGCGAGCGTGTGAAGCGACGGTAGTAGAAGCTCGCCATGCCCAGCACGGCCGGGATCGCGCCACCGAGGTAGAACAGCTCACCCGTGAGTGAGACAACGATGAAGCCCGCGATGATGAACCCGATCAGGAAGATCGTTGTGCCACTCAGTACGAGCGAACCGATGAGACGGCCGAGGTGCATCTTCACGACCGACTGCGCGGCCAGCTGCTCGGCGTTCAGTTCGGGGGCGAGCAGTTCGGCGACCCGCTGCTCGACGAGGGATCCGGTCGGGCCGACGACCGTCTCGGTGGCCGCCTCGACCTTGGTGCCCGAGGCGAGCCGCAGCACCTCACGCCGCAGCTCATCGGCCGCGGCGGAGCCCAGGTACTCGAGCTGCACGTTAGCGTCATCGCCGGCGACGTTGACCTCGAGCTTGGCGGTGCCGAACAGCCGGGCGAGGAAGGGGCGCGTGATATTGATGCCCTGGATGCGGTCGAGGCGCCCACGACGATTCGTGCGAAACAGGATGCCGCTGCGCACCTCGACCACCTCATCGGTGATGCGGAACGTGTGCATGCGCCACGACAGGTAGAACCCCCCGATGAAGATCAGCAGGCCGCCGATGATCACCCCGATCGCGAGCAGCAGGAAGTCGCTCTCCACGAGCCAGACCAGCGGGTCGCCCTCGCCGTTCCCGACCCCGAGGAAGCGATCGATGAGCACCTCGCGGGCCTGGTACACGAAGTACCCGAGGATCGCGACGAGCGCGATACCACCTTTGAGCAAGGGGGTGAGCGGGTGCATCCGGTGCCACTCACCGTCGGTGTAGCGGCCCTCGGGTACTCGCTCTTCGACAGCGCGGGTCACAGTCCGGCCCTGCGGCTCTCGGCCAGGGCGACGAGCGTGTCTCTCAACTCCTCGGCGTCCTGCGCCGGCAGGCCCGGGATGACGACACCGGACGCCGCCGCAGCCGTCACGAATTTCAGCTCGCTCAGGCCGAGCGCGCGCGCGAGCGGTCCGCGGTTGATGTCGACGAGCTGCATACGACCGAAGGGCACGGCGACGATGCGCTGGTACATGATGCCGCGACGGAAGAGCAGGTCGTCTTCCCGCAGCTGGTAGCCGATGGATCGCACGCGTCGCGGGGTGAGCACGATCGTGAGCAGGAAGATGATGCCGAGCGCGACGAGGGCGGCCCAGGCCCACGGCTGCGAGATCCACCACGCGATGAAGAATCCGGGCACCAGCACCATCAGCGCGAAGATGATGTAGCCGATCACGTCCACAACAACGTACTTCGGGGAGACGCGGCGCCAGTCGATCCCGGTGATCTCGAGCGGTTCGGTCATCATCAGTCCTTGCCGGTTGCCGTGCTGGTGGGATCGTCGCCCTGCGGGGGCAGCGTGCACATCTTCTCGGCGACGAGACCCGCGATCAGCAGGACGATGGCGCAGGCCGCGGCCGCGATCGTTGTCGCGACCGAGCCTACCGCCGGCACAATCGAGCGGCTCAGAACGAAGCCGAGAACGGCGAGTGTGCCGCCCGCGAGGAGCGCTCCCGCAAGGCTCGACGCCTTCGCGAGCAGCACTACACGGGTGGCGTAGAAGGGGTCGACGGCCTTGCGAGCCGTGCCGCGCACCACCCGGAAGACGGGCAGCGCCATGCCGACGATGATGATCGCGATCAGCACGAGGGCGATCGACAGGGTCGCCGGCGGGATCGCGATCGCCCGGCCCATGGCGACCATCGCGGTCTCGAGCAGCCAGCCGGCGGCTGCGCCGAATCCGGCGAGCAGGAACAGCACGGGTGCGCGGGTGGGTTTCACAGCAGGGGCTCCGCCGGGTAGGGCCGCACCGTGTCGCCGGTCGCGGCGAGCAGGTCGGCGACGCCCTCGCCCGCGAGCTTCGCCTGAGGGGCGACCTCGAGCCACGGGGCGAGCACGAAGGCACGCTG
Coding sequences within:
- a CDS encoding PH domain-containing protein, with amino-acid sequence MTRAVEERVPEGRYTDGEWHRMHPLTPLLKGGIALVAILGYFVYQAREVLIDRFLGVGNGEGDPLVWLVESDFLLLAIGVIIGGLLIFIGGFYLSWRMHTFRITDEVVEVRSGILFRTNRRGRLDRIQGINITRPFLARLFGTAKLEVNVAGDDANVQLEYLGSAAADELRREVLRLASGTKVEAATETVVGPTGSLVEQRVAELLAPELNAEQLAAQSVVKMHLGRLIGSLVLSGTTIFLIGFIIAGFIVVSLTGELFYLGGAIPAVLGMASFYYRRFTRSLRYSIAGTPDGVRVGFGLLSTSNETLPPGRIHSVLVSQPLLWRPFGWWEIKITRASKSSAKGAAGQENTTILPVGHIHDVMQVLALILPDMTSERDAQLLHRGLVSPGGDDGFVNSPKRAAPIRWFSWRRNGYALSPSSVLLRKGRVWRELIVVPTARIQSVALEDGPLLRRLGLGALRVHTVAGPVTASLGAVDRVAAVDFFEIVSAAAVSSSSTDTSHRWRSGEALA
- a CDS encoding PH domain-containing protein, which produces MTEPLEITGIDWRRVSPKYVVVDVIGYIIFALMVLVPGFFIAWWISQPWAWAALVALGIIFLLTIVLTPRRVRSIGYQLREDDLLFRRGIMYQRIVAVPFGRMQLVDINRGPLARALGLSELKFVTAAAASGVVIPGLPAQDAEELRDTLVALAESRRAGL
- a CDS encoding DUF3180 domain-containing protein — encoded protein: MKPTRAPVLFLLAGFGAAAGWLLETAMVAMGRAIAIPPATLSIALVLIAIIIVGMALPVFRVVRGTARKAVDPFYATRVVLLAKASSLAGALLAGGTLAVLGFVLSRSIVPAVGSVATTIAAAACAIVLLIAGLVAEKMCTLPPQGDDPTSTATGKD